The following coding sequences lie in one Euhalothece natronophila Z-M001 genomic window:
- the leuD gene encoding 3-isopropylmalate dehydratase small subunit produces MDKFNSLTGIAAPLPMMNVDTDMIIPKQHLKTIKRTGLGQFLFDELRFQQTGEEIPDFILNQSPYRDAKILITGENFGCGSSREHAPWALLDFGIRCVIAPSFADIFFNNCFKNGILPITLSQPKVDTLMNDSQNPETATMTVDLSEQIIKRSNGETITFNVDEFRKHCLLNGLDDISLTLQKDEKIAAFERQQQASLPWLWANA; encoded by the coding sequence ATGGATAAATTTAACAGCTTAACTGGCATTGCTGCCCCTCTTCCCATGATGAATGTTGATACGGATATGATTATCCCCAAGCAACACTTAAAAACGATTAAAAGAACTGGGTTAGGGCAATTTTTATTTGATGAGTTGCGGTTTCAACAAACAGGGGAAGAAATTCCTGATTTTATTCTTAATCAGTCCCCCTATCGTGATGCAAAGATTCTCATTACTGGGGAAAATTTTGGCTGTGGTTCATCGCGCGAACACGCACCTTGGGCGTTACTTGATTTTGGCATCCGCTGTGTCATCGCCCCTAGTTTTGCCGATATTTTCTTTAATAATTGCTTTAAAAATGGGATTTTACCCATCACCTTATCTCAGCCTAAAGTAGATACGCTGATGAATGATTCTCAAAACCCAGAAACTGCAACCATGACTGTTGATTTATCGGAACAAATAATTAAACGCAGTAATGGTGAAACGATTACTTTTAACGTTGATGAATTTCGGAAACATTGTTTACTGAATGGCTTGGATGATATCAGTTTAACTTTGCAAAAAGACGAAAAAATTGCTGCATTTGAACGTCAACAGCAAGCCTCTCTTCCTTGGTTATGGGCTAATGCTTAA
- the leuC gene encoding 3-isopropylmalate dehydratase large subunit — MSKPQTLFDKIWNQHLVDEQDDGTCLLYIDRHLIHEVTSPQAFEGLRLANRKPRQPQAALAVADHNVPTSDRSEGIKEPQSRLQVETLENNATEFGIPLFRMSDERQGIVHIIGPEQGLTQPGMTIVCGDSHTSTHGAFGALAFGIGTSEVEHVLATQTLQARKPKNMRITVEGKCPLGITAKDIILAIIGKIGTAGGTGHVIEYAGEAIQNLSMEGRMTICNMSIEAGARAGLIAPDQTTFDYIKGRPFAPQGSHWEQAVAYWQSLPSAPGATYDKEVVLKAEEIIPQVTWGTSPQDVLPITEKVPDPNSFADPNRQQAVKRALEYMGLTPGTKLTDIPVDKVFIGSCTNARIEDLREVAKVVEGRKVADNVYAMIVPGSGLVKHQAEEEGLDIIFTQAGFDWREPGCSMCLAMNADQLAPGERCASTSNRNFEGRQGRGGRTHLVSPAMAAAAAITGKLTDARELDK, encoded by the coding sequence ATGAGTAAACCACAAACTCTCTTCGATAAAATCTGGAATCAGCATCTAGTGGATGAACAAGACGACGGCACTTGTTTACTCTACATTGATCGTCATCTTATCCATGAAGTAACCAGTCCCCAAGCCTTTGAAGGATTACGTTTAGCCAATCGCAAGCCCCGTCAACCGCAAGCCGCTTTAGCCGTCGCTGATCATAATGTTCCCACCTCTGACCGTTCAGAAGGCATTAAAGAGCCACAAAGTCGCCTGCAAGTGGAAACCCTCGAAAATAACGCCACAGAATTTGGGATTCCCCTATTTCGCATGAGCGACGAACGCCAAGGCATTGTCCATATTATCGGCCCCGAACAGGGATTAACGCAACCCGGGATGACCATTGTCTGCGGTGATAGTCATACCTCCACTCATGGAGCATTTGGCGCACTAGCGTTTGGCATTGGAACCTCAGAAGTAGAGCACGTTCTCGCCACCCAAACCCTACAAGCGAGAAAACCCAAGAACATGAGAATTACCGTGGAAGGGAAATGTCCCCTTGGGATAACGGCAAAAGATATCATCCTCGCCATTATTGGTAAAATTGGCACTGCTGGCGGCACAGGTCATGTGATCGAATATGCAGGGGAAGCCATCCAAAATTTAAGCATGGAAGGACGGATGACCATTTGTAATATGTCCATTGAAGCGGGTGCAAGAGCAGGCTTAATTGCCCCTGATCAAACTACATTTGACTATATTAAAGGTCGTCCCTTTGCCCCACAAGGTTCTCATTGGGAACAAGCTGTAGCCTATTGGCAGTCCTTACCCTCTGCTCCCGGCGCAACCTATGATAAGGAAGTCGTCTTAAAAGCAGAAGAGATTATCCCCCAAGTAACCTGGGGCACCAGTCCACAAGATGTGTTACCGATTACAGAGAAAGTTCCTGATCCCAACTCTTTTGCTGATCCCAATCGTCAGCAAGCGGTTAAGCGGGCGTTAGAATATATGGGCTTAACTCCAGGCACTAAATTAACTGATATTCCTGTGGATAAAGTTTTTATTGGCTCTTGTACTAATGCCCGTATCGAGGACTTGCGAGAAGTGGCAAAAGTCGTAGAAGGGCGTAAAGTTGCTGATAATGTTTATGCCATGATTGTTCCAGGTTCAGGGTTAGTGAAGCATCAAGCGGAAGAAGAAGGGTTAGATATTATTTTCACCCAAGCAGGGTTTGATTGGCGCGAACCGGGCTGTTCTATGTGTTTAGCCATGAATGCTGATCAACTTGCCCCTGGTGAACGGTGTGCTTCTACCTCTAATCGTAACTTTGAAGGGCGACAAGGGCGCGGTGGACGTACTCACTTAGTTAGCCCTGCGATGGCGGCTGCGGCTGCAATTACTGGCAAATTAACCGATGCACGAGAATTAGACAAGTAG
- the cobM gene encoding precorrin-4 C(11)-methyltransferase, whose amino-acid sequence MLNSAVYIVGAGPGDPDLLTIKAKKILDQADVILYANSLVPKQILKDVRSDAELIPTGSKTLEDIIPLMIERVRNNKSVVRLHSGDLTLYSAIHEQMQALAEAQIPVQLVPGIGAFQDAAAKLGVELTVPGLVQSIILTRISGRASSVPEAEELASLAAHKASLALYLAARHVESAQAKLLEHYPPDTPVAICYRLGWEDEKIRVVPLSEMAKISREEDLIRTTMYLVSPALAGKQVEARSQLYHPQHSHLFRQGKVV is encoded by the coding sequence ATGCTCAATTCTGCTGTTTATATTGTGGGAGCCGGTCCAGGTGATCCTGATTTATTAACCATTAAAGCAAAGAAAATTTTAGACCAAGCGGATGTCATTTTATATGCTAATTCCCTAGTACCAAAACAAATATTAAAAGATGTTCGTTCCGATGCAGAATTAATTCCCACAGGGAGTAAAACCCTAGAAGATATTATTCCGTTAATGATTGAACGGGTACGGAACAATAAATCAGTGGTGCGATTACATTCTGGGGATTTAACCCTTTATAGTGCTATTCATGAACAAATGCAAGCCCTTGCTGAAGCGCAGATTCCAGTGCAGTTAGTGCCAGGAATTGGGGCGTTTCAAGATGCCGCTGCCAAATTAGGGGTAGAGTTGACAGTTCCGGGGTTAGTACAAAGCATTATTTTAACCCGAATTAGTGGTCGGGCTTCTTCAGTACCAGAAGCGGAAGAATTAGCTTCTCTCGCCGCCCATAAAGCTAGTTTAGCCTTATATTTAGCTGCCCGTCATGTGGAGTCAGCCCAAGCTAAATTATTAGAACATTATCCCCCAGATACCCCAGTGGCAATTTGCTATCGGTTAGGTTGGGAAGATGAAAAAATTCGAGTAGTGCCATTAAGTGAAATGGCAAAAATTTCTCGGGAAGAAGATTTAATTCGCACCACCATGTATTTAGTGAGTCCAGCTTTGGCAGGGAAACAAGTAGAAGCGCGATCGCAACTTTATCATCCGCAACATTCTCACTTATTTCGACAAGGAAAAGTTGTTTAA
- the lgt gene encoding prolipoprotein diacylglyceryl transferase, with translation MILAQFQSPGPILVELGPISIRWYGLLIATAVIIGVFLSQYLAQRRQVNPELIADLSIWLVLAAIPGARLYYVAFQWENYAQRPQEIIAIWQGGIAIHGAIIGGAIATLIFSKLNKVSFWQLADIVSPALILGQAIGRWGNFFNSEAFGRPTDLPWRLYIPPANRPPEYANESFFHPTFLYESIWNVGVFLVLIYLFFWGLRHPRRYQIGTLACVYLVAYSSGRIWIEGLRTDSLMLGSIEVAQLISVLGIIFGIAGLVWLYGFRRNLPDVVSEKVNNN, from the coding sequence ATGATACTTGCTCAATTTCAATCTCCTGGCCCAATTTTAGTGGAACTGGGCCCAATTTCTATCCGTTGGTATGGCTTATTAATTGCGACTGCTGTTATTATTGGTGTGTTTTTATCCCAATATTTAGCCCAACGTCGCCAAGTAAATCCTGAATTAATTGCTGATTTATCGATTTGGTTAGTCTTAGCGGCGATTCCGGGGGCGAGACTTTATTATGTTGCCTTTCAATGGGAAAATTATGCTCAACGTCCCCAAGAAATTATTGCGATTTGGCAGGGCGGAATTGCAATTCATGGGGCAATTATTGGTGGCGCGATCGCGACTTTGATTTTTTCTAAACTGAATAAAGTCTCATTTTGGCAATTAGCTGATATTGTTAGCCCTGCTTTAATTTTAGGACAAGCCATCGGACGCTGGGGCAACTTTTTTAATTCTGAAGCCTTTGGTCGTCCCACTGATTTACCTTGGAGACTTTATATTCCACCAGCTAATCGTCCTCCAGAATATGCCAATGAATCATTTTTTCATCCCACATTTCTTTATGAATCTATTTGGAATGTTGGCGTTTTTCTTGTACTAATTTACTTATTCTTTTGGGGATTACGGCATCCGAGACGGTATCAAATTGGAACGCTTGCTTGTGTTTATTTAGTTGCCTATAGTTCAGGACGAATTTGGATTGAAGGGTTACGAACGGACAGTTTAATGCTAGGATCAATTGAAGTAGCACAACTGATTAGTGTCTTGGGAATTATTTTTGGCATTGCGGGATTAGTTTGGCTCTATGGGTTTAGGCGAAATCTCCCTGATGTAGTTTCCGAAAAGGTAAATAATAATTAA
- a CDS encoding DUF938 domain-containing protein: MKEKQFAPATERNRDPILAVLQQVLPPTGTVLEIASGTGEHAVYFAPRLKPRSWLPSEANPILRESILAWEEEFPCDSLYPPLAIDVQTNDPWLSDNQEISAIVCINLIHIAPWQACEGLMQGAGELLPQGGILYLYGPFKREGVHTAESNARFDLSLQQQNPQWGVRDLEDVVSLAQANQLQLQQVIAMPANNLSVVFSHK, encoded by the coding sequence ATGAAAGAAAAACAATTTGCTCCAGCCACTGAACGTAACCGTGATCCCATTCTAGCAGTTTTACAGCAAGTTTTACCGCCCACAGGAACTGTGTTAGAAATTGCCAGTGGAACTGGGGAACACGCGGTGTATTTTGCCCCTCGCTTAAAACCTCGTTCGTGGCTTCCTTCTGAAGCTAACCCGATTTTAAGGGAGAGTATTCTAGCTTGGGAAGAGGAGTTTCCTTGTGACTCCCTTTACCCACCGTTAGCCATTGATGTGCAAACTAATGATCCTTGGCTGTCGGACAATCAAGAAATCAGCGCGATCGTTTGTATTAATCTGATTCATATTGCCCCTTGGCAGGCTTGTGAAGGCTTAATGCAGGGTGCAGGGGAGTTACTCCCTCAAGGGGGCATTTTGTACTTATATGGGCCATTTAAGCGGGAAGGAGTGCATACGGCTGAAAGTAATGCCCGTTTTGATTTGAGTCTGCAACAGCAAAATCCCCAGTGGGGGGTGCGAGATTTAGAAGATGTGGTTTCTTTAGCTCAAGCCAATCAATTACAATTACAACAGGTGATTGCTATGCCTGCTAATAATTTATCTGTGGTATTCTCCCACAAATAG
- a CDS encoding SPOR domain-containing protein, giving the protein MLQTMTFLSRSFLIANSFLLLSASSVLAQALPPPPSDNNTEYEFEAPSDSPSPDPSLPNEMPEEVPSDTSPQNNHGTFRVQVHGTSDELLSVIRRVEPEAFVRRGENVIQVGLFSDQAKANSIVEELAQEGIEAEVVTIEGSQNQSSSRETISLSPADESDSDSSDWISFTTQPPSADSDDFQTTDAPPSTSQDSTTPREANPRAYYVVIPGNQEQISRMAQRAEQAGVSSDLILQRDAPRGTHVAVGPFENRHEASRWNEQLRSEGLDRARVYFGR; this is encoded by the coding sequence ATGCTACAAACTATGACCTTCCTCAGTCGTTCTTTTCTAATTGCAAACTCCTTTCTCCTTTTAAGTGCTAGCAGTGTTCTTGCTCAAGCCTTACCACCACCCCCATCAGATAATAATACAGAATACGAATTTGAAGCCCCAAGTGACTCTCCTAGCCCAGATCCATCTCTACCGAATGAGATGCCGGAGGAAGTTCCTAGTGATACCTCACCACAAAATAATCATGGTACCTTCCGTGTGCAAGTTCATGGTACCAGTGATGAGTTACTCTCAGTGATACGCCGAGTAGAACCTGAAGCGTTTGTCCGTCGCGGTGAGAATGTTATTCAAGTGGGACTATTTTCGGATCAAGCCAAAGCTAACTCGATAGTAGAAGAATTAGCCCAGGAAGGGATAGAAGCGGAAGTTGTGACCATTGAGGGATCACAAAATCAGTCATCCTCTCGGGAAACGATTTCTCTGTCTCCTGCTGATGAGAGTGACTCAGATAGTTCTGATTGGATTTCTTTCACGACTCAACCCCCTTCTGCTGATAGTGATGATTTTCAAACGACAGATGCTCCTCCAAGCACTTCCCAAGATTCTACTACACCAAGAGAAGCTAACCCTCGTGCTTATTATGTGGTTATTCCTGGCAATCAAGAACAAATTTCACGAATGGCACAGAGGGCAGAACAAGCAGGCGTTAGTTCTGACTTAATTTTACAACGAGATGCCCCGAGAGGAACTCATGTGGCGGTAGGCCCATTTGAAAATCGTCATGAAGCTAGTCGCTGGAATGAGCAACTACGATCTGAGGGATTAGACAGAGCAAGAGTGTATTTTGGTCGATGA
- the mnmA gene encoding tRNA 2-thiouridine(34) synthase MnmA yields MSKKVVVGLSGGVDSSTAAAILHHQGYDVEGVTLWLMKGKGQCCSEGMVDAAFICEQLGIPHHIVDSREAFQSNIVDYLVSGYESGVTPLPCSQCNKAVKFSPMLTYAREELGIDCVATGHYARIKYDPDQDRYQLLRARDRAKDQSYFLYDLPQDLLAHTIFPLGEKEKTETREIAQDYNLKTADKPESQDLCLVEAHGSMRTFLDEHINQKEGEIVDQEGNVLGHHQGIHHYTIGQRKGLGIAAAEPLYVIKLDPAMNRVIVGNRDSGTRSECTVGRMNWLGIPEPETPIQADVQIRYRSRPAKVSVIPLEKGRVKLIFDDPQFGVTPGQAAVLYDGDVVLGGGIIERF; encoded by the coding sequence ATGAGTAAAAAAGTCGTTGTTGGTTTATCAGGAGGCGTAGATAGCTCCACTGCAGCAGCAATCCTACATCATCAGGGATATGACGTGGAAGGGGTGACTTTATGGTTAATGAAAGGAAAAGGACAATGTTGTTCTGAGGGGATGGTTGATGCTGCTTTTATTTGTGAACAGCTAGGGATTCCCCATCATATTGTGGATAGTCGTGAGGCGTTTCAAAGTAACATTGTTGATTATTTAGTCTCGGGGTATGAGTCGGGAGTAACGCCTTTACCCTGTTCTCAATGTAATAAGGCGGTTAAATTCTCTCCGATGCTGACTTATGCCCGAGAAGAATTAGGAATTGACTGTGTAGCCACAGGACATTATGCTCGCATTAAGTATGATCCAGACCAAGATCGCTATCAATTATTACGAGCGCGCGATCGCGCTAAGGATCAATCCTACTTCCTTTATGATCTACCGCAAGACCTTTTAGCACACACCATTTTTCCTCTAGGAGAGAAAGAAAAAACTGAAACTCGTGAAATTGCCCAAGACTATAACTTAAAAACCGCAGATAAACCAGAAAGCCAGGACTTATGCCTTGTGGAAGCCCATGGTTCGATGCGTACCTTTTTAGACGAACATATTAACCAAAAAGAAGGGGAAATTGTTGATCAAGAAGGGAATGTTTTAGGACATCATCAAGGGATTCATCACTACACTATTGGACAGCGGAAAGGATTAGGTATTGCAGCTGCAGAACCTCTTTATGTGATTAAATTAGACCCAGCGATGAATCGAGTTATTGTTGGCAATCGTGACAGTGGTACTCGCAGTGAATGTACCGTGGGACGCATGAACTGGCTAGGTATCCCCGAACCAGAAACTCCCATTCAAGCTGACGTGCAAATTCGCTATCGATCGCGCCCTGCAAAAGTGAGTGTGATCCCCCTCGAAAAAGGTCGGGTAAAACTAATTTTTGATGATCCTCAATTTGGCGTTACCCCTGGTCAAGCGGCGGTTTTATATGATGGGGATGTGGTTCTCGGTGGGGGAATTATTGAACGCTTCTAG